One genomic window of Paeniglutamicibacter sp. Y32M11 includes the following:
- a CDS encoding response regulator transcription factor, with translation MNAKTPEAKLLVVDDEPNIRELLSTSLRFAGFEVVAAANGREALAAVEADTPDLAVLDVMLPDMDGFTITRRLRAAGKHFPVLFLTARDDTEDKVTGLTVGGDDYVTKPFSLDEVVARIRAVLRRTQPAEEDGAIIRVDDLELDDDAHEVRRSGEVIDLSPTEFKLLRYLMMNPNRVLSKAQILDHVWEYDFNGDASIVESYISYLRRKIDARPEWPSLIQTKRGVGYLMRTADRR, from the coding sequence ATGAATGCCAAAACTCCCGAAGCAAAGCTCCTGGTCGTCGACGACGAACCGAACATCCGTGAATTGCTTTCCACCTCCCTGCGCTTCGCGGGTTTTGAGGTTGTTGCTGCAGCCAACGGCCGCGAGGCCCTCGCCGCGGTAGAGGCAGACACCCCTGACCTCGCCGTGCTGGACGTCATGCTCCCGGACATGGATGGCTTCACCATCACCCGACGGCTGCGTGCCGCGGGCAAGCATTTCCCCGTACTCTTCCTCACCGCACGTGATGACACCGAGGACAAGGTCACGGGTCTGACAGTGGGCGGGGACGACTACGTCACCAAGCCTTTCAGCCTCGACGAGGTGGTTGCCCGCATCCGCGCGGTGCTCCGCCGCACACAACCAGCCGAGGAAGACGGTGCGATCATTCGCGTTGATGACCTAGAGCTGGATGACGACGCGCATGAGGTCCGCCGCTCGGGCGAAGTTATTGATCTCTCCCCCACCGAATTTAAGCTGCTGCGCTACCTGATGATGAACCCCAACCGGGTTCTCTCCAAAGCCCAGATCCTTGACCACGTGTGGGAATACGACTTCAATGGTGACGCCTCAATCGTGGAATCCTACATTTCGTATCTGCGCCGCAAGATCGATGCGCGCCCGGAGTGGCCATCCCTGATCCAAACCAAGCGCGGTGTCGGTTACCTCATGCGCACGGCCGACCGCCGCTAA
- a CDS encoding cold-shock protein translates to MPTGKVKWYEPSKGFGFLVTDEGQEVYLNASALPAGVTELRAGTRMEFGIAEGRKGAQALSVRILDAAPSLARAKRKPAEDTAILIEDLIKVLDSVSNGLRSGRYPEKAQGAKMAAVLRAVADDLDA, encoded by the coding sequence GTGCCAACCGGCAAAGTGAAATGGTACGAGCCCTCAAAAGGGTTCGGGTTCCTGGTAACCGACGAGGGCCAGGAAGTGTATTTGAACGCGTCAGCGTTGCCCGCGGGAGTGACCGAGCTACGCGCCGGTACACGCATGGAATTCGGCATCGCCGAAGGACGCAAGGGCGCCCAGGCGCTAAGCGTACGCATTCTGGACGCCGCGCCCTCCCTGGCGCGCGCCAAGCGTAAGCCGGCAGAGGACACGGCCATATTGATCGAGGACCTCATTAAGGTGCTCGACTCGGTCTCCAATGGGCTGCGTAGCGGCCGTTACCCCGAAAAGGCGCAGGGTGCCAAGATGGCGGCAGTCCTGCGCGCCGTAGCCGACGATTTGGACGCCTGA
- a CDS encoding DUF3027 domain-containing protein, protein MARKPLLDTTLAKAVDQARAALLEITDESTIGEHLDSLNDGERLVTHLFDALQPGYEGWCWFSTVTRVARAQAKDITVCEVGILPGKGALLAPAWVPWAERVRPEEIDAERRAAEEAAAIAEGAVFSEVEDADSSQFAAHPDAAEESIDDEGTAAEELSDPDEGDSK, encoded by the coding sequence ATGGCACGCAAACCACTACTTGATACGACCCTAGCCAAGGCAGTAGACCAAGCTCGCGCTGCACTACTGGAAATTACCGACGAGTCCACGATCGGTGAGCATCTTGATTCGCTCAACGACGGCGAACGACTGGTGACTCACCTCTTTGATGCACTCCAGCCTGGCTACGAAGGTTGGTGCTGGTTCTCAACGGTGACCCGTGTTGCCCGCGCTCAGGCCAAGGACATCACCGTATGTGAGGTGGGCATCCTTCCTGGCAAGGGAGCACTCCTGGCTCCGGCTTGGGTTCCCTGGGCCGAACGCGTGCGTCCGGAAGAAATTGACGCCGAGCGTCGCGCCGCCGAGGAAGCAGCAGCCATCGCCGAAGGCGCCGTGTTCAGCGAGGTCGAAGACGCCGACTCAAGCCAGTTCGCAGCCCACCCGGACGCCGCCGAGGAATCGATCGATGACGAAGGGACCGCGGCTGAAGAGCTCAGCGATCCGGACGAAGGCGACTCCAAATAG
- the serC gene encoding phosphoserine transaminase → MSTAVTIPQELLPVDGRFGAGPSKVRPEQVQALLDAGTKLLGTSHRQAPVKNLVRDIQEGLKTFFNAPADYEVVLGVGGSTAFWDIASFGLVRNKAQHLSFGEFGSKFAAATNKAPFLAPSSIIVSKPGTRPTPVAEAGVDVYAWPQNETSTGVAAPVHRVEGADEGSLVIIDATSAAGGLDVDVSQADVYYFAPQKNFASDGGLWIALFSPAAIARAEEIAASDRWIPDFLNLKTAIDNSRLNQTYNTPALSTLVSLNAQVQWLNSNGGLAFAAARTADSASRIYNWAEASEVATPYVVAAEDRSNVIATIDFDDSIDAAAVAKTLRANGVVDVEPYRKLGRNQLRVATFVAIEPDDVSALLKCIEYVLKNS, encoded by the coding sequence ATGAGCACTGCCGTGACTATTCCCCAAGAACTCTTGCCCGTCGACGGACGTTTCGGCGCAGGACCGTCGAAGGTGCGCCCCGAGCAGGTTCAGGCATTGCTGGATGCCGGTACAAAGCTCCTGGGCACCTCGCACCGCCAGGCCCCGGTGAAAAACCTAGTTCGCGACATCCAAGAGGGGTTGAAGACGTTCTTCAATGCCCCGGCTGACTATGAAGTGGTTCTCGGTGTGGGCGGTTCCACCGCGTTCTGGGACATCGCATCCTTCGGCTTGGTCCGCAACAAGGCTCAGCACCTCTCATTCGGCGAATTCGGTTCAAAATTCGCCGCAGCCACCAACAAGGCACCGTTCCTGGCACCGTCTTCCATCATCGTTTCCAAGCCCGGCACCCGACCGACTCCCGTGGCCGAAGCTGGCGTCGACGTATACGCTTGGCCTCAAAACGAGACCTCCACCGGCGTCGCGGCTCCCGTGCACCGTGTTGAAGGCGCAGACGAAGGTTCGTTGGTCATCATCGACGCCACCTCCGCCGCAGGCGGTTTGGATGTTGATGTCTCGCAGGCCGACGTCTACTACTTCGCGCCACAGAAGAACTTCGCGTCCGATGGCGGTTTGTGGATTGCGCTCTTCTCCCCCGCCGCCATTGCGCGCGCCGAGGAGATCGCAGCCTCCGACCGGTGGATTCCGGACTTCCTGAACCTGAAAACGGCGATCGACAACTCGCGCCTGAACCAGACCTACAACACTCCAGCACTCTCCACCCTGGTGTCGCTTAACGCTCAGGTGCAGTGGCTCAACAGCAACGGTGGATTGGCATTCGCTGCAGCTCGAACCGCGGACTCCGCCTCGCGCATCTACAACTGGGCAGAAGCGTCCGAGGTTGCCACCCCATACGTCGTTGCAGCCGAAGATCGCTCCAACGTCATCGCCACGATTGACTTCGATGATTCCATCGATGCGGCAGCTGTGGCCAAGACCTTGCGCGCCAACGGTGTGGTTGACGTCGAGCCGTACCGCAAGCTCGGTCGCAACCAGCTGCGCGTGGCCACCTTCGTCGCCATCGAGCCCGACGACGTATCTGCCCTGCTTAAATGCATCGAATATGTGCTAAAAAACAGCTAA
- a CDS encoding metal-dependent transcriptional regulator produces the protein MSDLIDTTEMYLRTILELQEEGVVALRARIAERLGHSGPTVSQTVARMERDGLVIVNTDRHLELTEQGAALATGVMRKHRLAERLLADVIGLEWEFVHEEACRWEHVMSERVEQRLFALLGRPDVSPYGNPIPGLEALGGPGFAEISVRVQNLDSALLDGNVGPVRVERLAETIQVEPELLVQLDEGGIRPGALVTLERAGEYVVVRVEGIDGALELPTEVSAHVFVRRLDDNGIVTLV, from the coding sequence GTGTCTGACCTGATCGATACCACCGAAATGTATTTGCGTACCATTCTTGAACTCCAAGAAGAGGGCGTTGTTGCCTTGCGCGCACGTATTGCTGAGCGGCTTGGGCATTCCGGGCCAACGGTCTCGCAAACGGTGGCCAGGATGGAACGCGACGGGCTGGTCATTGTGAATACCGATCGCCACCTGGAACTCACCGAACAGGGCGCTGCCCTCGCCACCGGCGTTATGCGCAAGCATCGCCTTGCCGAGCGCCTTTTGGCCGATGTGATCGGACTTGAGTGGGAATTCGTCCACGAGGAAGCCTGCCGCTGGGAGCACGTGATGAGCGAACGCGTTGAGCAGCGACTCTTCGCCCTGCTCGGCCGACCAGATGTCTCCCCCTATGGAAACCCGATCCCGGGGCTCGAAGCCCTCGGTGGTCCCGGTTTCGCCGAAATCTCCGTACGTGTTCAGAATCTCGATTCCGCGCTGTTGGATGGCAACGTGGGACCCGTTCGAGTCGAGCGACTTGCCGAGACCATTCAGGTGGAACCCGAACTGCTCGTACAGCTTGATGAGGGCGGAATTCGCCCCGGTGCCCTAGTCACGCTGGAACGGGCCGGAGAATACGTGGTGGTCCGCGTTGAAGGAATTGACGGCGCGTTGGAACTTCCCACCGAAGTTAGTGCCCATGTATTTGTCCGTCGCTTGGATGATAACGGAATTGTAACTTTGGTATAA
- a CDS encoding M23 family metallopeptidase — translation MTQQHTSGRRRAPGAVDASPVEESLDQIVESALSGESSSRSSGRRALSVVPEAVDASDAAQYIGRRFNAALRYGALPDQAEIAASEIVVLPSAVIEPAPLPTGSDEMDNVLALAPVKKHSRLGFAHKLAAVAAVSGLAFAAATPGQETEELAADTQRVAESVVVDVKAPASEEVSIVRASVTSKFTKEDKLATVMTAAGGDVTKIATSGVLAQPVDNVRLTSRFGYRKNPTAAGYMNHNGLDYGVPLGTPVKAAAAGIVVQSELAGHSGYRVEIDHGNGLHTSYNHNSVLKVKVGQKVERGDVVSLSGSTGNSTGPHLHLEVIVNGQWVNPEAWL, via the coding sequence TTGACACAGCAGCACACTTCCGGACGTCGCCGTGCGCCCGGGGCAGTTGATGCTTCACCTGTTGAAGAATCGCTAGACCAGATTGTTGAATCCGCACTCAGCGGCGAAAGTTCTTCCCGTTCATCCGGCCGACGCGCATTGAGCGTAGTCCCTGAAGCCGTCGATGCATCGGACGCAGCACAGTACATTGGCCGCCGCTTTAATGCGGCGCTGCGCTACGGTGCCCTGCCCGATCAGGCAGAGATTGCCGCCTCCGAAATCGTCGTACTGCCCTCGGCTGTTATCGAGCCGGCCCCGTTGCCTACCGGCTCAGATGAGATGGACAATGTTCTGGCGCTCGCGCCGGTCAAGAAGCATTCTCGCCTTGGTTTCGCGCACAAGCTCGCTGCTGTTGCTGCGGTTTCGGGTCTGGCGTTTGCTGCGGCGACTCCCGGTCAGGAAACCGAAGAGCTTGCCGCCGACACGCAGCGCGTGGCCGAGTCCGTCGTTGTTGACGTCAAGGCCCCGGCCAGTGAAGAAGTTTCCATTGTTCGGGCATCGGTGACCAGCAAGTTCACCAAGGAAGACAAGCTGGCGACGGTCATGACCGCAGCCGGTGGGGACGTTACCAAGATTGCCACCTCTGGTGTTCTGGCCCAGCCGGTTGACAATGTTCGATTGACCTCGCGATTCGGATACCGCAAGAATCCGACGGCAGCCGGCTACATGAACCACAATGGTCTGGACTACGGAGTTCCCCTGGGCACGCCGGTCAAGGCCGCTGCCGCAGGCATCGTCGTTCAATCGGAACTCGCCGGTCACTCCGGTTACCGCGTGGAGATCGACCACGGCAATGGTTTGCACACCAGCTACAACCACAACTCGGTCTTGAAGGTAAAGGTCGGACAAAAAGTTGAGCGTGGCGACGTAGTTTCTTTGAGCGGTAGCACGGGCAACTCAACCGGCCCTCACCTGCACCTTGAGGTCATCGTCAACGGCCAATGGGTCAACCCCGAAGCCTGGTTATAA
- a CDS encoding C40 family peptidase: MTTRQALGRHRATAVRTNPLESISKAVASNAGSVGRQAAVIAAASGLVLTLGVPAAQGNVSREATAVPVEGLSAERVAVKAVSVSAKQSKDLTIERAAFTSKPAPAPVVVAVANEVTAQTSSSSNSTAPVTRSSSNATSNSNSTSNSTSNTSSRSTSNSDSDASAPVTRSNRESSSESSSAAEAPAAKSDSVNTANLSGIAATAVKYVGVPYVWGGGSPSGWDCSGFVAYVYAQNGINISRGTSAIRASGQFVRTSSPKPGDLVFQNGGGHVGIYLGGGKMIGAQNPTVDTIIHDVSRNPLYGYYTLKG, from the coding sequence GTGACTACACGTCAAGCACTAGGCCGCCACCGCGCGACCGCAGTTCGGACCAACCCACTAGAGTCCATCTCGAAGGCAGTCGCCTCGAACGCTGGATCGGTTGGCCGTCAGGCAGCAGTAATTGCAGCCGCATCAGGTCTCGTACTGACCCTCGGTGTTCCGGCAGCTCAGGGAAATGTTTCCCGCGAAGCAACCGCCGTTCCCGTTGAAGGCCTCTCCGCAGAGCGCGTCGCCGTCAAGGCAGTTTCTGTCTCGGCAAAGCAGAGCAAGGATCTGACGATCGAGCGCGCAGCGTTCACCTCTAAGCCGGCACCGGCTCCCGTAGTTGTCGCCGTGGCCAATGAGGTCACTGCCCAGACTTCCTCCAGCTCGAACTCCACCGCACCGGTGACGCGTTCCAGCTCGAATGCAACCTCAAACTCGAACTCGACGTCAAACTCGACCTCGAACACGAGCTCACGCTCCACTTCGAACAGCGATTCGGATGCCTCCGCACCGGTCACCCGCTCGAACCGCGAATCCTCCAGCGAATCGTCTTCAGCTGCTGAAGCACCGGCCGCCAAGAGCGACTCGGTCAACACCGCAAACCTTTCCGGTATCGCGGCAACCGCAGTCAAGTACGTTGGCGTTCCCTACGTATGGGGCGGCGGCTCACCGTCGGGTTGGGATTGCTCGGGCTTCGTAGCTTACGTCTACGCCCAGAACGGCATCAACATCTCACGCGGCACCTCTGCCATCCGCGCATCGGGCCAGTTCGTTCGCACCAGCAGCCCCAAGCCGGGCGACCTGGTCTTCCAGAACGGTGGCGGTCACGTTGGCATCTACCTCGGTGGCGGCAAGATGATCGGCGCTCAGAACCCGACCGTTGACACCATCATCCACGATGTATCGCGCAACCCGCTCTACGGTTACTACACCCTCAAGGGCTAA
- a CDS encoding HNH endonuclease has product MRTLVLNAGFEPLAVVTFRRALLLVLTGKATVLADDDRDPIMGVNQVMPRPTVILLNRYIRTPYRNVAHVSRRGVLRRDGHSCGYCGRSANTIDHITPRCRGGEDSWENLVAACQSCNSVKADRTLAQLGWKLRFAPSRPRGAQWFITELERPAEAWSPFLRSAA; this is encoded by the coding sequence ATGCGAACCCTAGTACTGAATGCAGGATTTGAACCACTGGCGGTTGTTACTTTTCGCCGGGCGCTGCTCCTTGTCCTCACGGGGAAGGCCACCGTCCTGGCAGATGACGACCGCGACCCCATCATGGGGGTCAACCAGGTCATGCCACGACCGACGGTGATTCTCCTGAACCGCTACATCCGCACACCGTATCGAAATGTCGCCCACGTTTCGCGACGCGGAGTGCTCCGCCGTGACGGTCACAGCTGCGGCTACTGCGGACGCAGCGCCAACACGATTGACCACATCACCCCGCGTTGCCGCGGGGGAGAAGATTCATGGGAGAATTTAGTGGCAGCCTGCCAGAGCTGCAATAGCGTCAAAGCAGACCGGACGCTTGCGCAACTCGGCTGGAAACTACGGTTCGCCCCCAGCAGACCGCGTGGTGCGCAGTGGTTCATCACCGAACTCGAGCGCCCCGCAGAAGCATGGAGTCCCTTCTTACGGAGTGCAGCATGA
- a CDS encoding molybdenum cofactor guanylyltransferase, with translation MKYDAIIVAGGRGSRLGGVSKPLLEHHGETLLEHSLNAVREAQSIAVVGAHALAEAVTRYMDSAPDYQRVVITREYPSFAGPAAAVAAGRAALDDGPDDEDAQQANQPSALTVVLASDLLDPGPVVQALLKATLNPAPGTEAWVPQDAAGVLQTLSCAILTDSLRRAITVASEPRGSLENASMMRLLATVQMERLKLPDADFSDIDTPGDAGRHGIAVANGH, from the coding sequence ATGAAATATGATGCGATCATCGTGGCCGGCGGCCGCGGATCACGCTTGGGCGGCGTCAGCAAACCCCTCCTTGAACACCATGGCGAAACGCTACTCGAGCATTCGTTAAATGCGGTACGTGAAGCCCAAAGCATTGCCGTGGTGGGTGCTCACGCATTGGCCGAAGCGGTCACCCGGTACATGGATTCTGCACCAGATTACCAACGCGTGGTCATCACCCGCGAGTACCCCAGCTTTGCTGGACCTGCCGCAGCAGTGGCTGCAGGACGTGCCGCGTTGGACGATGGCCCAGATGACGAGGACGCGCAGCAAGCGAATCAGCCCTCGGCACTCACCGTTGTTTTGGCGTCTGACCTCTTAGACCCGGGACCGGTAGTCCAAGCCCTGCTGAAGGCAACGCTGAATCCAGCCCCGGGCACCGAAGCGTGGGTCCCGCAGGATGCTGCCGGAGTTTTGCAGACGCTCTCCTGCGCAATCCTTACCGATTCTTTGCGTCGCGCCATCACGGTGGCTTCGGAACCGCGGGGAAGTCTTGAAAATGCATCAATGATGCGTCTGCTTGCTACAGTGCAGATGGAGCGACTGAAGCTTCCCGACGCGGACTTCAGTGACATCGATACGCCCGGGGACGCCGGGCGGCACGGCATAGCGGTGGCCAACGGCCACTGA
- a CDS encoding DUF6457 domain-containing protein produces the protein MQEAQLEQWVSELLAAFELTDTQVDIDQVLSLAGVAAHTIVRPAAPLTTYLAGYAAGMAVGSGKASEKPAMDSADTLVRAVLAARTADADNA, from the coding sequence ATGCAGGAAGCCCAACTTGAACAATGGGTTAGTGAACTCTTGGCCGCCTTTGAACTCACCGATACCCAGGTTGACATCGATCAGGTGCTCTCTCTGGCAGGGGTTGCCGCGCACACCATCGTAAGGCCTGCCGCCCCGCTGACTACCTACCTCGCGGGGTACGCGGCAGGAATGGCCGTGGGTAGCGGCAAGGCCAGCGAAAAGCCAGCCATGGATTCGGCCGACACCTTGGTTCGCGCTGTACTTGCGGCTCGCACCGCCGACGCCGACAACGCCTAG
- a CDS encoding molybdopterin molybdotransferase MoeA: protein MEEHGWEAARARAHQLGLGIAGTSEVLPLDRAAGRILAVDLRTKYPMPHCATSAMDGYAVNGTGPWLLLKAHATNPGSGREPVLGAGEASAVVTGSLIPSNTTAILRSEHSTLVGSVLSATRELPYGADIRDAGREANTGELLAPAGTLLRAGVIATAAVAGHDELELSSPPVVHLVFTGDEVITSGFPAPGQVRDGFSPVLPQIITALGGTTGSSVRIGDTLEQTIEAIDGEQARASSLIITTGGTGFSERDFVRAAVREVGGAEVISSIAMRPGHPSMLATLPGDRLLVALPGNPLAALMAVATLVDPILRAGCGRPLATLRSAQSAVEFAPLPGRHRLIPARWVPDATGTGPDALAPAEHIGSAMLRGLASADAIMVLSPEGAKAGEPINYLRLPW, encoded by the coding sequence ATGGAAGAACACGGTTGGGAAGCCGCCCGCGCACGTGCCCATCAGCTTGGCTTAGGCATCGCAGGTACCTCCGAAGTTTTACCCCTGGATCGAGCTGCAGGTCGAATTCTCGCGGTTGACCTGCGCACCAAGTATCCGATGCCGCACTGCGCCACGTCCGCCATGGACGGATACGCGGTAAACGGTACCGGTCCGTGGCTGCTGCTCAAGGCCCACGCCACCAACCCCGGAAGCGGCCGCGAACCGGTACTGGGCGCGGGTGAGGCCAGCGCAGTGGTTACCGGATCCCTGATTCCGAGTAACACTACCGCCATCCTGCGTTCGGAACACTCCACTCTGGTTGGCAGCGTGCTGAGCGCAACTCGCGAGCTTCCCTACGGCGCGGACATTCGAGATGCTGGCAGGGAGGCGAACACCGGTGAGCTTCTGGCTCCTGCCGGCACACTACTGCGTGCCGGAGTCATCGCCACCGCTGCTGTGGCCGGGCACGACGAGCTGGAGCTGAGTTCGCCGCCCGTTGTGCATCTGGTCTTCACCGGGGATGAGGTCATCACCTCCGGATTCCCCGCCCCGGGACAAGTCCGCGATGGGTTTTCCCCGGTGCTCCCACAAATCATCACTGCATTGGGCGGAACAACCGGCAGTAGCGTCCGGATCGGAGACACGCTGGAGCAAACTATCGAGGCGATTGACGGTGAGCAGGCTCGTGCCTCATCCCTGATTATCACCACCGGAGGTACCGGATTCTCGGAGCGAGACTTCGTGCGGGCAGCAGTACGTGAGGTCGGCGGGGCTGAAGTAATTTCCTCCATAGCCATGCGCCCGGGACATCCCTCGATGCTCGCCACGCTGCCGGGTGATCGCCTCCTGGTGGCGCTTCCCGGGAACCCGCTGGCCGCCTTGATGGCTGTGGCCACGTTGGTCGACCCCATTCTCCGCGCGGGGTGTGGACGCCCGCTCGCAACGCTACGCAGCGCACAAAGCGCCGTAGAATTTGCACCATTACCGGGGCGGCACCGGCTCATCCCGGCACGCTGGGTCCCGGATGCCACCGGCACCGGGCCCGACGCGCTGGCACCGGCCGAACACATCGGATCGGCGATGCTCCGTGGCTTGGCATCAGCAGATGCCATCATGGTGCTGAGCCCGGAAGGTGCCAAAGCGGGCGAACCTATCAACTACCTTCGGTTACCTTGGTAA
- the fdhD gene encoding formate dehydrogenase accessory sulfurtransferase FdhD, which yields MGRRIARRRIIRATIDGARIPREEKIAVEEPLEIRFNGTSFTTSMRTPGDDFDMVAGFLLAEGIISRTEHLVSMRYCAGTDEDGNQTFNVIDVQVGFGATAPDLSAARHVVTSSACGICGTNSIDEVSKKSSYALDPASGHLSVQTLLGLPDTLRDAQSLFSATGGVHAAGLFTTTGELLVLREDVGRHNAVDKVIGAALRERRLPLHDTVLQVSGRASFELVQKAAMAGIPVLSAVSAPSSLAVELAEETGLTLAGFSRGSTVNLYTHPDRVISGTNVSTIAPRKHPKSALTHALVEE from the coding sequence ATGGGACGAAGAATTGCTCGAAGGCGCATCATCCGGGCCACGATCGATGGCGCTCGTATCCCGCGCGAGGAAAAGATTGCCGTCGAAGAACCCCTGGAGATTCGATTTAACGGCACCTCCTTCACTACCTCCATGCGCACTCCCGGTGATGATTTCGACATGGTCGCAGGTTTTCTGTTGGCCGAAGGCATCATCAGTCGCACCGAACATCTGGTCTCCATGCGCTATTGCGCCGGGACCGATGAGGATGGCAATCAGACCTTCAACGTCATCGACGTGCAGGTTGGCTTCGGTGCCACCGCACCGGATCTCTCCGCGGCCCGTCACGTCGTGACGTCCTCTGCCTGCGGAATTTGTGGCACCAACTCCATTGATGAGGTCTCCAAGAAGTCGTCGTACGCGCTTGACCCCGCATCCGGTCATCTCTCGGTCCAGACTCTCTTGGGTCTTCCTGACACCCTGCGCGATGCACAATCATTGTTTTCCGCCACCGGGGGAGTGCACGCCGCGGGCCTGTTTACTACCACCGGCGAATTGCTGGTGCTACGCGAAGACGTGGGACGCCACAATGCCGTGGACAAGGTGATTGGGGCGGCGCTGCGCGAGCGCAGACTGCCGCTGCATGACACGGTGTTGCAGGTATCGGGCAGGGCATCGTTCGAACTCGTCCAGAAGGCAGCGATGGCAGGGATTCCGGTGCTCAGTGCCGTCAGCGCGCCGTCGTCACTTGCCGTTGAATTAGCCGAAGAAACCGGGTTGACGCTTGCCGGATTCTCCCGGGGTAGTACGGTGAACTTGTATACGCATCCTGATCGAGTGATTTCCGGCACTAACGTGTCTACCATCGCTCCGAGGAAGCACCCGAAGTCAGCACTCACGCACGCCCTTGTGGAGGAATAA